In the Glycine max cultivar Williams 82 chromosome 6, Glycine_max_v4.0, whole genome shotgun sequence genome, CAAGGAGAGGTTTTCAATATAAGCCTTAGTACTATGATTTGTTTATAACTAAATAGAAGCCACACTAATATAGTTTGTAAAGAATTTTGGATTATAGTTcacatttcttttctttgattgttattttttttttccattgcaATGAAGTCTTTTCTTAAGTACTGTATAATTGTTTGCCAATTGGCTGCTGTTAGAGCCTGTTGTTCTGAATTGTCCCATGTTTCAGGAAATCAGAATTCTCCGTCAATTACACCACCCCAACATTGTGCAGTATTATGGCAGTGAAATAGTGAGTTAATTATTGGTTCTTGTTCCAAGTATACTATACTGTTTACAGAAAAATCCAAGGATCTTTGTTCTTGTGAATAAGATTGAATTTGTGACACATCTTGGTTTTCAGGTTGGTGATCGATTGTACATATATATGGAGTATGTTCATCCTGGATCACTTCATAAATTTATGCATGAACATTGTGGAGCTATGACAGAGTCTGTGGTTCGCAATTTCACACGACATATTCTCTCTGGATTGGCATACTTACATGGTACCAAGACTATTCACAGGTAACAACTTACTATGATGACTTGTTATATCTCATCAGATGCACTATGTACTGACATCTGATGCACAAGCTGATTCTATCCAAAATCTTAcctcaaacaaataaaaaagatcgTATGGAATTTGGTCTTGATCTGgtagaagttttttttatgtgtatttgGATAAACAACTTAAGCTCttatttaataaacttttatCCCACGAGAGCTTATACCATAAATTTGATCATGAAACTTACTGGAATAagctaaaattttaataaactacACTAGGAAGGAAACTTATTGAAGATAGATAAAAAGAGCTTATGTGAGTCTTAAGCTATTTTTATAAGCTCAGATAAGCTCTTCCAACCCCCCCTATTCTGCTTTTTAGCTTATAAAACCTGATTACCATTGCTGTATATGGTTCTTTAGGGATATCAAAGGTGCAAACTTGTTGGTCGATGCATCAGGCAGTGTTAAGCTTGCAGATTTTGGGGTGTCAAAAATTGTGAGTTCTGAAGTTCTTTGTCATTTACATGTGTTAACTTGTCTCTAATAAGCTGTCAGCTTGTCACAATTGGTTTATGAATTATCTTTGAAaccagaatttttttttattttgttttatttattttcttttcttctggtTTTGTAATTTGAACACTCTGTTTCTTCAGCTGACAGAGAAATCATATGAACTATCATTGAAGGGAAGTCCCTACTGGATGGCTCCTGAGGTAATTTATTTGTTGTATTATCTATGGAGTTTTAGATGGGTAATGAGTAATGCCGtgcccctttttttttactgtaattTGTTTATTGAAGCTCATGAAAGCTTCCATAAAGAAAGAGTCCAGTCCTGACATTGCCATGGCCATTGATATATGGAGCTTAGGGTGCACTATCATTGAAATGCTGACAGGAAAACCTCCTTGGAGCGAATTTGAAGGGGTGAGCACCTTATTATGCATGTGAACTCATTATAGAGGATTGCACATATTAATTTGTTGGTTTAatataagaagataaaaaatcCCTCTACCTCTGTTGGGTGGCAGGGCAATTATTTGTAGCAGTTttccttttaataataattatcattgGAAAAAATTATCAGCAAGAGAACTACATATGCTATGCTCTAAATTCTGCATGGGTTTTTCCCCTTCTTTGGTAGGGGAATCCCTTTAACTTTTCTAAATTTCTAGGAATCTTAAAATCCCATGTTTAAAATGATGTTCTTAAAATACATTCgcaggaattttatttttccacatttccattaattattattatttttttaatggaaggGGAAGTGGGAATCCAAGATATGAATGTGCGAAAGTTTTAGGCATACTCACGAAACATTGTCTAACTTTCTGAGGAATATTTCAGGCATACgaaaatcatttattatattccCAAAATGAATGATTCCTGGAAAACATTAACGAACATAATTCTCACTTCCTTTAGGAATAAAAAAGACTCCACATACCGAACACCCTTTTAACTTGAACCATGTACTGGTTCAGTGGTTCccttgtttttaatattaattcgTTGATTTGATTGTGCTTTCGTATATGTCTAAGCAAGGCATTTAAATATCCTTGCATTCCTTAGATTTTCCTATCTCTGATATTAGTATGCTCAGATTTGGTTACTTGGAGAATTTAATGACCCAGGTGTATTCTGTGTACTAGCCTCAAGCAATGTTCAAGGTACTGCACAAATCCCCAGATCTacctgaaagtttgtcttcaGAGGGACAGGATTTCCTTCAGCAGTGTTTCAGAAGGAATCCAGCAGAACGACCATCAGCAGCAGTGCTTCTTACACATGCCTTTGTACAAAATTTGCATGATCAAGATGTTCAAGTTCATTCCCAAGGGCAAAACTGTCCCAGAGGAGACCCTGGACCAGGAGTAAGTGCTAATTATATTTTGAACTCCTTGGTAATGGACCATTGTCAATTTGTCATGGTCCAAGGAGATCAATCATTATGAATTATAAACCACCCTTACTTGGATTTATAGGAGTTGAGCTACCTTTTGTAGACAGAGAAATTATTGTATGGTCCTGGTTCCAGCCAATCTCTACTCGACATGTAGCtgagtattttaatttatgagaaaaagttaataaaagcTAATTATATGTCATGTGAAGATTGACCAGAAACACCATGATGGTCCTGGAACCATTAAATAATTTCTCATGTAAAGGACTTACTGATAACTTGCCCAATTTTTTGTGCTTTGTAGGATGATTCACGTAGACATAGCCCCGGTAACAGTTCAAGAAATAGCCGTGGTGTAGGGTCAGCATCCATTCGTGCATGGTTTTTTAACAAAACTCATAATTTAATAGGGtatattttcatcattatttGCTGTTGGTATTTTACATATGAATGCTAAATTTGGTAATATGCTTATGGCTGCTAACTGATTGATTGACACCAttctctttgttttgttttttacagTGTCACTTCGAAAAAATATGTTTCGGAGGATTCTAATCATGTCACATCTTCTCGTGATTCTCCTTGCTCGATGACAGAAATGAACAATCCTCAGTCTCCCATGAAATCTAGTGCCCTTAACTACATGACTGTAACCAATCCCAGCAACATACCCCTCAGTGCTGTTATGAAAATCATCAGGAACATTTGAAGCTAAGATTTCGATTAAAACTTGGAAGGATCGTGACAGAAGACTGGGGCATATATTTTTCGGAAGTTCAGCAATTATCACAGCAGGGATTTAGAAGCTAGACAGTCTTACacgttattgaaaaatatatcaacCCGAAGTgttgaaataaatgataaattcaCATTCATTTGCAGTTATTATGTACATAATAACAAGGCTAGGTTAGTTGAACCTATTACCACATGACAGATtcacatgtaaatttaattgattatatgatattttagtatttttttattttactaagagTAGTATGCAATTTACATCCTCTCAAACCTGTTGACCTAACCTGTATAGATTAGCTCTAAtctattctaatttattttagtgTTGATAAATCAATTCTCACATTTTAGCAAGgaataaactttttaatataaattgatgattaaattaatttgaatatatttttttagtataagaccacaaatattttttagaaaaaataatcttatttgagTGAGGTAGTATTTAACACAACGGTAAATTTAAAGCTCgagattaattaatttgagtatacatcatttaaatattttttattttttaaaattaattttatcagaaTCAATTCcgttaaactttaaataaatggtCCCTTTGATTATAGGGTTAAGATAGTGCACAAGTCTTTTTGATATCCAAGAGTCATTTgttaaacaaaacatacaatattagaaagaaaaatcataatactaaacaaaaaatcttttgaatgaattgtttaaataattttttaattacttaaaaatattgttttatttaatttttaagttagaaatacatgtgtttttttagttgaagttattttcatataataattgaaaagaTGTTAGGAGAAAAATCGGCCCATGTGCAGCCCAATTGATGCCTGTGTTCTGTCGGGCAGACCCAGTGGTTGGTTGGTCACCTCCGCCATTAACATTTGAAAGTCATATTCTGTTTCAAATTTCCATCTCCACACTACAcactttccttttcttcttttatttttctcgcCTTCTGTCTTTCTTACCAACGGAGCATAGTGTCTATGAGTGTTCGCTACTAATTCAGCAGAAGAAAATGAGGGCAGAGTCACAAATTCCCCGAAGCTTAATCCACAGAATCTACGCTCCCTTGGCCAACGAATTTCATTTTGCAGCGCCAATCTCCACCTCCAGAACAAATGAACGCGAACTCGTATGCCTCTCTCTCGATTCTACTCTTGAATTTAATTTGCATTATCCTTTAAAGAACTTGCCAATTCAATTGTGCATTTCTGCATCCAATTGTTTAATTGATGAAAGGTGCGAGGTATTCTACGAATGCTGCAAGGGTTTTCTGGTCCCCTATTCTTTTGGGATAAAAGTGCTAACAGTTTCCGTGCAAAGAGCGGAGTGTACGTGAGTCATCTCTCACAGAAAAGTCTACACTCTCTTCTCAATCAGTTTATCCACGCAGCCACGTGTCTCCAATTGGTGGCGATTACACTTGATAAAGTCGAAACCGCAATGCCAAAATCTCCTCCTACTTTGAACGCATTTGCGTGCTCTGCTTCAGCGTGCCTCGAGGTTTCTTTCTAATAACGCTCATAGGATAGATAGGATCCAACTTTACACATGctattattctctctttttaaaCCAGGTTTATGTGTTGTTACGCAGCGGTTGCGTAATATTGCCTTGAAGGAGGAAACGTCCACGAGCAATGCAGATGGTGTAACCACTCCAACCTTGTTAGGATTGGCTAATTCCTTATCGAGGTTTCTGCTTTCTTTAAATTCTGAACTCTAGCAGAGTTAAGGGTTATGTTTGTATGTAGACTACTGGTTGGTTTTTTTTTCCGACTTTCAATATATTGTCTGACGAGAATTTGATTTTAGGAAAGTTGGTTTCTACATTTGGAATTTTCTTTGAAATGCATTTCTTGAAATTTAGTTTATTTGGGCAGTTGTGAGTTTGCCATAGTATCTGATGGTCGTTTGTTGGATTCAGTCTTTGCTCAGGTGCTGAGTTCCTATTTCAAGTAGTGCATGAGGCTATTCCTGCTGTATACTTTGAGTTTGGTGTGTCTGTACCGGCTGCAGAACTCGCAGTTCATGTGCTTGACTACCTTCATAAGAAGCTTGACGAAGTGTGTCTTGTACAAGGTGGTGAGGTCGTGACTTAATTTTTTGTGCtgctcatatatattttttgaacatCTTTTTTTTGGCTCGGGATGATAAACTTTAAAAACTATTCTAATCTCAGGAGGAAGCTTATCAGATGGTGCTTTATATGTATGTTGGGAGCTTGTTGCCATATATTGAGGGTCTTGATTCCTGGCTTTTTGAAGGAATTCTTGATGATCCTTTTGGTGAGGTAATGGTTATTGAATCTGTCAATTCCTTGAGGGGAAAGAAGTTCTTTCTCTATGTTCTGTTTTGTTGTTTAACTAAGAAATTACTCATGTTGAGTTTTGCATTGGTGCAAGAATTGTtaagaaaaacttttcaaaacataaaataagttaatctaaacatgtattaaaatgttatattgAATGTGCCATCTCTCTTTTCAGATGTTCTTTTTTACTAATAAAGAAGTCTCAGTTGATGAGGCTGAGTTCTGGGAGAAGAGTTATTTGTTGAGAAGGCTGCAGCATAGCAAGTTAGATTCAGAATTCTTCTCTTCCACGAATTATGTCAATGATTCTGTGCCAGCATCAAACGACAAGGAAATGGATAGGAGAGATTCCATCTCTTTGTCTAGTACAGTTAAAGGAAAAGAGCCGAGCATTAGAGACCGTCCAGCCTGTCCCTTTTTTATTAAGGATTTAACTAAATCAATAGTTTCTGCTGGAAAATCTTTGCAGCTGATGCGACATGTACCTGATTGCTCAGTGAATTGTAGCAAAGGAAGCAATTATGAGATTGGAAATACCAAATGTTTAAACTATGGTTTATATCCTTCTCAAAGAATGACTGGGTTAACGTTGCCCGAAGTTTTTTCTGTATCACTAGTTGGACTTGTTGGCCATGGCGACCATGTTTGTAAGTACTTTTGGCAAGACAACTGGTATGAATCTGTATCTGTTTCATCCAATGTATCTCATGTAAATGAGGAAAAAGCAGATAAT is a window encoding:
- the LOC100781764 gene encoding mitogen-activated protein kinase kinase kinase 5 isoform X1: MSTTKCNKLSSTSPTIHQRRLTRQRKLRYTSDKDAALHSTTSLPASPLPSFKSASSSDHWSSSAVPQPLPRPDSPWIRRHDHHHLGSPPFEHPAFSFRRRSVDHDAVRSLRSASNLGRPSFDPVTPNAKYDLRVNIPPARVLAGNTSSCKDHRELSHDHDSENVSNLRLHFAAKSAPNSIFSSPVTSPRRSSNVDFYDILKVSPAKTAQSPDRSPLRSPGSHLNQEGSQLHKFSSRVWPENNHVDANPHPLPLPPKASPQTAHSSPQHQPSIVHLNTENLPSMKGQWQKGKLIGRGSFGSVYHATNLETGASCALKEVDLFPDDPKSADCIKQLEQEIRILRQLHHPNIVQYYGSEIVGDRLYIYMEYVHPGSLHKFMHEHCGAMTESVVRNFTRHILSGLAYLHGTKTIHRDIKGANLLVDASGSVKLADFGVSKILTEKSYELSLKGSPYWMAPELMKASIKKESSPDIAMAIDIWSLGCTIIEMLTGKPPWSEFEGPQAMFKVLHKSPDLPESLSSEGQDFLQQCFRRNPAERPSAAVLLTHAFVQNLHDQDVQVHSQGQNCPRGDPGPGDDSRRHSPGNSSRNSRGVGSASIRAWFFNKTHNLIGVTSKKYVSEDSNHVTSSRDSPCSMTEMNNPQSPMKSSALNYMTVTNPSNIPLSAVMKIIRNI
- the LOC100781764 gene encoding mitogen-activated protein kinase kinase kinase 5 isoform X2, whose amino-acid sequence is MSTTKCNKLSSTSPTIHQRRLTRQRKLRYTSDKDAALHSTTSLPASPLPSFKSASSSDHWSSSAVPQPLPRPDSPWIRRHDHHHLGSPPFEHPAFSFRRSVDHDAVRSLRSASNLGRPSFDPVTPNAKYDLRVNIPPARVLAGNTSSCKDHRELSHDHDSENVSNLRLHFAAKSAPNSIFSSPVTSPRRSSNVDFYDILKVSPAKTAQSPDRSPLRSPGSHLNQEGSQLHKFSSRVWPENNHVDANPHPLPLPPKASPQTAHSSPQHQPSIVHLNTENLPSMKGQWQKGKLIGRGSFGSVYHATNLETGASCALKEVDLFPDDPKSADCIKQLEQEIRILRQLHHPNIVQYYGSEIVGDRLYIYMEYVHPGSLHKFMHEHCGAMTESVVRNFTRHILSGLAYLHGTKTIHRDIKGANLLVDASGSVKLADFGVSKILTEKSYELSLKGSPYWMAPELMKASIKKESSPDIAMAIDIWSLGCTIIEMLTGKPPWSEFEGPQAMFKVLHKSPDLPESLSSEGQDFLQQCFRRNPAERPSAAVLLTHAFVQNLHDQDVQVHSQGQNCPRGDPGPGDDSRRHSPGNSSRNSRGVGSASIRAWFFNKTHNLIGVTSKKYVSEDSNHVTSSRDSPCSMTEMNNPQSPMKSSALNYMTVTNPSNIPLSAVMKIIRNI